A section of the Verrucomicrobium sp. GAS474 genome encodes:
- the dusB gene encoding tRNA dihydrouridine synthase DusB, with the protein MTTLGADLQIGSVRLDGNLILAPLAGYTNLPFRLVIRELGREKFGGFGGVGLCVTDLVNARSLVERNPKALQLIASRPEDRPLSVQLFGSVPEEMVEAAKFVEQQGAALIDINMGCPVRKVCKVGGGSAMMTETARTAALVAGMVKAVGVPVTCKMRLGWDDANLTAPELARALEEAGAAAIMIHGRTRAQGFDGTVNLPGIRAVVEAVKSIPVIGNGDVTTPQAARAMLEETGCAGVSIGRGAFYDPWLFSRIRAYLATGTIPPEASFGERVRVMTRHLDLMVEVFGEAHGCRLFRKVAPWYTKRFGPSAFFNKRVVRLNDRAEYDAILGEYLAWRAPFLDADGVTLQAKFAPPPMAENFSRIPLGSDAADNPEAANRTAIPVPSGPQEWW; encoded by the coding sequence ATGACGACCCTCGGCGCCGATCTCCAGATTGGCTCCGTCCGGCTCGACGGGAACCTGATCCTCGCGCCGCTGGCGGGGTATACGAACCTGCCCTTCCGCCTCGTCATCCGCGAACTGGGGCGGGAGAAATTCGGCGGCTTCGGCGGGGTCGGCCTCTGTGTCACCGACCTCGTCAACGCCCGCTCCCTCGTCGAGCGGAACCCGAAGGCCCTGCAGCTCATCGCCAGCCGCCCCGAGGACCGGCCCCTCTCGGTCCAGCTCTTCGGCTCGGTCCCGGAGGAGATGGTCGAGGCGGCGAAGTTCGTCGAGCAGCAGGGGGCGGCCCTCATCGACATCAACATGGGATGCCCCGTCCGCAAGGTCTGCAAGGTCGGCGGCGGCTCCGCGATGATGACCGAGACGGCCCGCACCGCCGCCCTCGTCGCCGGGATGGTGAAGGCCGTCGGCGTCCCGGTGACCTGCAAGATGCGCCTCGGCTGGGACGACGCGAACCTCACCGCGCCCGAGCTGGCCCGGGCGCTGGAGGAGGCCGGGGCCGCCGCGATCATGATCCACGGGCGGACCCGGGCGCAGGGCTTCGACGGGACGGTGAACCTCCCCGGCATCCGCGCCGTCGTCGAGGCGGTGAAGTCGATCCCGGTGATCGGGAACGGCGACGTGACGACGCCCCAGGCCGCGCGGGCGATGCTCGAGGAGACGGGATGCGCGGGCGTCTCGATCGGGCGCGGCGCGTTCTACGATCCGTGGCTCTTCTCCCGCATCCGCGCCTACCTGGCGACGGGGACGATCCCGCCCGAGGCCTCGTTCGGGGAGCGGGTCCGGGTGATGACGCGCCACCTCGACCTCATGGTCGAGGTCTTCGGCGAGGCCCACGGCTGCCGCCTCTTCCGCAAGGTCGCCCCGTGGTACACGAAACGCTTCGGCCCGAGCGCCTTCTTCAACAAGCGGGTGGTGCGGCTGAACGACCGCGCCGAGTACGACGCGATCCTCGGGGAGTACCTCGCGTGGCGCGCCCCATTCCTCGACGCCGACGGCGTCACCCTCCAGGCGAAATTCGCGCCGCCGCCGATGGCGGAGAATTTCTCCCGCATTCCGCTGGGGAGCGATGCCGCCGATAATCCCGAGGCGGCGAATCGGACGGCGATTCCGGTGCCGTCGGGGCCGCAGGAGTGGTGGTAG
- a CDS encoding J domain-containing protein: MTAFRSRYLKQSGRPARPSSVLASPAAAILLHARFGPLVLLDAGPIRAEARKKYKQARDRFAELQRLAARFHQEDKPKYEQWLQANFGPLVAELRSARAEVNRLRDLIFEVETRTWLNSQSSAAAYRDILERELKRRAEEQAKEGEKDPDEPEPEPEEAEASAGDGDEEGQSSSGGRRGPKLPAEKEARLKSAYRALVRRLHPDHNAEVTPLMRERWHAAQHAYQAGDLELLESIETLCLGDEEDETALLKGQDIPVSHILDRAARLGTSIHRQTQKVMHLKKDPGWAFSTFVDSEERLDRLHRHTAKTLPNQIQHARAEVADLEAKVAQWQHDAERFYPGFKEAHGKETTGRKEKEPKPKKAPAHPEAEEPKGKKSAKPKPKTAPATAKAKPETAAKAKSKTAR; the protein is encoded by the coding sequence ATGACTGCCTTCCGTTCCCGATACCTGAAACAAAGCGGCCGCCCGGCGCGCCCCAGCAGCGTCCTCGCCTCCCCGGCGGCGGCGATCCTCCTCCACGCCCGCTTCGGCCCCCTCGTCCTCCTCGACGCCGGCCCGATCCGCGCCGAGGCCCGGAAGAAGTACAAGCAGGCCCGGGACCGCTTCGCCGAGCTCCAGCGCCTCGCCGCCCGCTTCCACCAGGAGGACAAGCCGAAGTACGAGCAGTGGCTCCAGGCGAACTTCGGCCCCCTCGTCGCCGAGCTGCGGAGCGCCCGCGCCGAGGTCAACCGCCTCCGCGACCTCATCTTCGAGGTCGAGACCCGGACCTGGCTCAACAGCCAGAGCAGCGCCGCCGCCTACCGCGATATCCTGGAGCGCGAGCTGAAGCGCCGCGCCGAGGAGCAGGCGAAGGAAGGGGAGAAAGACCCCGACGAGCCCGAACCCGAGCCCGAGGAGGCCGAGGCCTCCGCCGGCGACGGCGACGAGGAAGGGCAGTCCTCCTCCGGCGGCCGCCGCGGCCCGAAGCTCCCCGCCGAAAAGGAAGCTCGGTTGAAAAGCGCCTACCGCGCCCTCGTCCGCCGCCTCCACCCCGATCACAACGCCGAAGTCACCCCCCTCATGCGGGAGCGGTGGCACGCCGCCCAGCACGCCTACCAGGCGGGCGACCTCGAGCTCCTCGAATCGATCGAGACCCTCTGCCTCGGCGACGAGGAGGACGAGACCGCGCTCCTGAAGGGGCAGGACATCCCCGTCTCCCACATCCTCGACCGCGCCGCCCGCCTCGGCACCTCGATCCACCGGCAGACGCAGAAGGTGATGCACCTGAAGAAGGATCCCGGCTGGGCCTTCTCCACCTTCGTCGATTCCGAGGAACGGCTCGACCGCCTCCACCGCCACACCGCGAAGACCCTCCCGAACCAGATCCAGCACGCCCGCGCCGAAGTCGCCGACCTCGAGGCGAAAGTCGCCCAATGGCAGCACGACGCGGAACGCTTCTACCCCGGCTTCAAGGAAGCGCACGGGAAGGAAACGACGGGAAGAAAAGAGAAAGAGCCCAAACCGAAAAAAGCCCCCGCCCACCCCGAAGCGGAAGAGCCCAAGGGCAAGAAGAGCGCGAAGCCAAAGCCGAAGACGGCTCCTGCTACCGCCAAGGCAAAACCCGAGACAGCAGCCAAAGCAAAGAGCAAGACGGCGCGGTAG
- a CDS encoding MotA/TolQ/ExbB proton channel family protein, which translates to MGSSLMVNFFAAGGLLFAFEHSTPAGRFVIGTLLIASLVSWSVIASKWSEIRLAKKQTARFLAKFRASRKPLQVFLSRETFHGSPIYEVYRAGCRELCYHLTGSAEIDEMTVQRLASAPPLSPTAFSAVESALGREVGVRGLQLDARMIFLATAVSGGPFLGLLGTVWGVMDTFSDIAEAGKASLAAMAPGVSGALITTVTGLLVAIPAMFGYNYLVSTIRSLTVEMDNFAAELAASFGHRYAAGESFAARADRE; encoded by the coding sequence ATGGGTTCTTCCTTGATGGTCAATTTTTTTGCGGCGGGCGGGCTTCTCTTTGCTTTCGAGCACTCGACCCCCGCGGGGCGCTTCGTCATCGGCACGCTCCTCATCGCCTCCCTGGTCAGCTGGTCGGTCATCGCCTCGAAGTGGAGCGAGATCCGGCTGGCGAAGAAGCAGACCGCCCGCTTCCTCGCGAAATTCCGGGCGAGCCGCAAGCCCCTCCAGGTCTTCCTCTCCCGCGAGACCTTCCACGGCTCCCCCATCTACGAGGTCTACCGCGCCGGGTGCCGCGAGCTCTGCTACCACCTCACCGGCTCCGCCGAGATCGACGAGATGACCGTCCAGCGCCTCGCCTCGGCCCCGCCCCTCTCGCCGACCGCCTTCAGCGCCGTCGAGTCGGCCCTCGGCCGGGAGGTCGGCGTCCGCGGGCTCCAGCTCGACGCCCGGATGATCTTCCTCGCCACCGCCGTCAGCGGCGGCCCCTTCCTCGGCCTCCTCGGCACCGTCTGGGGCGTCATGGACACCTTCAGCGACATCGCCGAGGCGGGCAAGGCGAGCCTCGCCGCGATGGCCCCGGGCGTCTCCGGCGCCCTCATCACCACCGTCACCGGCCTCCTCGTCGCGATCCCCGCGATGTTCGGCTACAACTACCTCGTCTCGACGATCCGCAGCCTCACCGTCGAGATGGACAACTTCGCCGCCGAGCTCGCCGCCTCCTTCGGCCACCGCTACGCGGCCGGGGAGTCGTTCGCCGCGAGGGCCGATCGGGAGTAA